From a single Nicotiana tomentosiformis chromosome 2, ASM39032v3, whole genome shotgun sequence genomic region:
- the LOC138906291 gene encoding uncharacterized protein: MLVYDTEGMIPAEVNIPSLRVIQEAKLDDAEWIQVRKEQVMIIDKKRMDAVYHGQLYQNKMASAFNKRVKPCQFAQGQLVLKKIFPHQEEAKGKFAPNWQGPYVVHRVVSGEALILAEMDGRINTKPIN; encoded by the coding sequence ATGTTGGTATACGACACTGAAGGTATGATACCTGCAGAGGTCAATATACCGTCTTTAAGGGTCATTCAAGAGGCAAAATTGGATGACGCAGAGTGGATACAGGTCAGAAAGGAGCAAGTCATGATCATCGACAAGAAAAGAATGGATGCAGTATACCATGGTCAGCTATATCAGAACAAgatggccagtgcatttaacaaGAGAGTGAAGCCTTGCCAGTTTGCACAGGGGCAATTGGTattgaagaaaatctttccccaccaagaagaagccaaaggaaagtttgcACCAAACTGGCAAGGTCCTTATGTGGTTCACCGAGTAGTATCAGGTGAAGCtctaatcttggcagaaatggatggaagaaTCAACACGAAGCCCATCAACTAA